The following proteins are encoded in a genomic region of Brachypodium distachyon strain Bd21 chromosome 1, Brachypodium_distachyon_v3.0, whole genome shotgun sequence:
- the LOC100821889 gene encoding uncharacterized protein LOC100821889 — protein sequence MASRLLAAAASSSSSSASPLARLIARRRLAADHHGSTKVNMWQEPLNPGNWKEEHFVLSSLAMWGGIFYGVAKLFGGKKEDKTEVAPAQAH from the exons ATGGCATCTCGTctgcttgcggcggcggcgtcctcctcctcctcgtccgcctCCCCCCTCGCCCGCCTCATTGCCAGGCGCCGTCTCGCCGCAG ATCACCATGGATCTACAAAGGTGAACATGTGGCAAGAGCCTTTGAACCCTGGTAATTGGAAGGAGGAGCAC TTTGTGCTATCCAGCTTAGCTATGTGGGGTGGTATTTTTTATGGTGTAGCAAAGCTTTTTGGTGGGAAGAAGGAAGACAAAACTGAG
- the LOC100822408 gene encoding uncharacterized protein LOC100822408 isoform X1, with the protein MDTVGSATPFSRTTNTTSSSTTSGGSGQGDREVAIDAEMARVNKLPANSSYAIHRMKVLNKLRHLISIKRTTSQDEELELLFASLSI; encoded by the exons ATGGATACAGTTGGTAGCGCGACGCCCTTCTCCCGCACCACCAACACGACCTCTTCTTCTACAACCTCG GGTGGGTCGGGACAAGGGGATAGAGAAGTTGCTATTGATGCCGAGATGGCCAGGGTTAACAAGCTGCCCGCCAATAGTTCCTACGCTATACACCGCATGAAGGTGCTGAACAAACTTCGCCATCTGATATCTATCAAG AGGACCACATCCCAAGATGAGGAGCTTGAACTCCTTTTTGCCAGCCTTTCAATTTAA
- the LOC100822408 gene encoding uncharacterized protein LOC100822408 isoform X2, whose translation MARVNKLPANSSYAIHRMKVLNKLRHLISIKRTTSQDEELELLFASLSI comes from the exons ATGGCCAGGGTTAACAAGCTGCCCGCCAATAGTTCCTACGCTATACACCGCATGAAGGTGCTGAACAAACTTCGCCATCTGATATCTATCAAG AGGACCACATCCCAAGATGAGGAGCTTGAACTCCTTTTTGCCAGCCTTTCAATTTAA